A stretch of Fusarium poae strain DAOMC 252244 chromosome 2, whole genome shotgun sequence DNA encodes these proteins:
- a CDS encoding hypothetical protein (TransMembrane:5 (o217-243i357-374o415-438i478-498o518-540i)), which yields MTTHHEMVRTIADSEWGIKVLHEFDTQPDTGAILGETLFETWYLFSHLDKNRLPADIKPVTLINGACPGHDNYSGETNCTQICTNPVTLFASWKTLWQCLSLATLTIGNATFSDSLQQTRGEFGELSPSVQINNALWEYYIMYESDFDGRAVLDLTYQCAAASCREMSMGECAIGQLDQGFFQTEKLEWIEMSNALQSLCDGLESDINIDIAGPGVLITYITQTAMVVFAWLFFLVLAANDLIQKSVAIFSRMFRKKNLGSGMLARRESVLEFLGQTNLAHATSTFLAELHEAQCFFVAAIEIGLINANSRPAIFTGADNWQSLLWNRDSIRFLAGMGVWPIILGQISLRRTQLDSMYYLLLSTLAVVLAGVAADTASKPDPDNIYKMFSSLNNLDECGGHPSLRTFCVEQRNSIYWFVFPAGSIYAFLGPLVILWWIKLWDVMVGSSWFIQKHKSLSDEQHGKWECVKRVALKSSLVLVHTAEAGAFACICLGLGVIRVPLLNLLLRGETGTWSVGQLVAVLIWAPVISKYAHLVLLGVEKGFRLRLSRAFEIVKRSEVGVTRNNNP from the exons ATGACGACTCATCATGAGATGGTCAGGACCATTGCTGACAGCGAATGGGGGATCAAAGTTCTCCACGAGTTTGACACACAGCCTGATACAGGTGCAATCTTGGGAGAGACACTCTTTGAGACCTGGTATCTCTTTTCTCATCTCGACAAAAACAGACTTCCTGCAGATATCAAGCCAGTGACATTGATCAACGGGGCGTGTCCTGGTCACGATAACTATTCTGGAGAAACAAACTGCACTCAAATTTGCACTAACCCAGTCACTTTGTTTGCTTCATGGAAAACATTATGGCAGTGTCTATCTCTTGCCACGTTGACAATCGGAAATGCGACTTTCTCTGACAGTCTTCAGCAAACGCGTGGCgagtttggagagctgtCACCGAGTGTTCAAATCAACAATGCGCTTTGGGAGTATTACATCATGTATGAGAGTGACTTTGATGGGAGAGCAGTCCTCGATCTTACATACCAATGCGCTGCTGCGAGTTGTCGTGAGATGAGCATGGGCGAGTGCGCAATTGGCCAACTTGATCAAGGATTCTTCCAGACCGAGAAGTTGGAGTGGATAGAAATGTCCAACGCTCTTCAGTCTTTATGTGATGGTCTGGAAAGTGATATCAACATCGATATTGCTGGTCCAGGC GTTCTTATCACATACATCACTCAAACCGCAATGGTTGTTTTTGCATGGCTGTTCTTCCTGGTTCTTGCAGCCAACGATCTCATCCAGAAATCGGTCGCGATATTCAGCCGCATGTTTCGTAAAAAGAACTTGGGTTCTGGAATGTTAGCCCGTCGCGAGTCAGTCTTGGAGTTTCTCGGGCAAACGAACCTGGCACATGCTACCAGCACGTTTCTTGCAGAGCTCCATGAAGCACAGTGTTTCTTTGTTGCCGCAATAGAAATAGGTCTTATCAACGCAAATTCAAGGCCAGCCATCTTCACAGGCGCTGATAACTGGCAGAGCCTTTTATGGAATCGCGACAGTATCCGGTTCCTTGCTGGAATGGGAGTCTGGCCCATCATACTTGGTCAGATATCACTCCGTCGAACGCAGCTTGACTCAATGTACTATCTCCTTCTCTCCACTCTTGCGGTGGTACTTGCCGGTGTTGCAGCAGATACGGCGTCAAAGCCTGATCCTGATAACATCTACAAAATGTTTTCGAGTCTCAACAACCTGGACGAGTGCGGCGGTCATCCCTCGCTTCGCACATTCTGCGTTGAACAACGGAATAGTATCTATTGGTTCGTCTTTCCTGCAGGAAGTATATACGCGTTCCTTGGCCCGCTCGTGATCTTATGGTGGATCAAACTCTGGGACGTCATGGTCGGTTCATCATGGTTTATCCAAAAGCACAAGTCACTCTCAGATGAACAGCATGGGAAATGGGAGTGTGTGAAACGGGTAGCCTTGAAATCATCCCTTGTCCTAGTCCATACGGCGGAAGCTGGTGCATTTGCTTGCATATGTCTCGGGCTTGGCGTGATTAGAGTACCGTTACTGAATCTGCTTCTCAGAGGAGAGACAGGAACGTGGAGTGTCGGACAACTTGTTGCAGTTCTTATTTGGGCGCCGGTCATATCGAAGTATGCCCATCTTGTTCTTC TTGGCGTTGAAAAGGGTTTCAGGCTTCGGTTGTCTAGAGCTTTCGAGATTGTGAAGAGATCCGAAGTTGGGGTGACGCGAAATAATAATCCCTGA
- a CDS encoding hypothetical protein (TransMembrane:14 (i46-70o90-109i116-133o139-160i172-193o205-224i245-263o275-295i316-334o354-374i381-400o412-434i455-472o492-510i)): MATQTETLLAEGIPATPLAVTAEATTHTPGPSQGDRVPTASRLQKIAVTFQLSGVNFACSATNGLIVVGLPQMTADLHLPVSLAFWPSSVQGLATASTLLLAGALADVLGARSVELVGCILSGVFMLACGFIRRGEDLVALRALQGVALVLHLSSSVALVTKTLARGRGRNFAFACLGLSQPLGFSFGLVLGGVLVETVGWRSGWYLYGGIVLFLSTVGCWSLPKAEPLGTLSDVMASVTIKVDWLGTLLASAFMALLCYFLAVISTDVYRVREAGSIVMLCLSLVILPLFVVWMHFQVQKGKPTLIPNSFWRNHAFTSICVTIALSNAVVNSLELFSSLFFQEIQHLSALNAAIRILPSVIVGVALNFTTGLVVHKIPAIWLIVITSVLTSVSPLLMALTDPTWTYWTTAFLAQVLMPVSIDVLFTVGLIIVTETFPEDKQAIAGSVFNAASQFGNAMGLAIMQVVSTLVTKQNSGMKGTEALLEGYKASFWTMFAFMVLCASIGGVGLRKAGRVGLKRE, from the exons ATGGCCACGCAAACAGAAACTCTCCTTGCCGAGGGCATACCGGCAACGCCACTGGCAGTGACTGCCGAAGCCACCACTCACACACCTGGTCCGTCACAGGGCGACAGGGTTCCTACGGCCTCGCGTCTACAGAAGATAGCAGTGACGTTCCAGCTTTCAGGTGTCAACTTTGCCTGTAGCGCTACCAATGGTTTGATCGTCGTTGGTCTCCCGCAGATGACAGCTGACCTCCACCTCCCCGTCTCCCTCGCATTCTGGCCCTCTTCAGTTCAGGGTCTAGCTACAGCCTCAACACTGCTCCTCGCAGGCGCATTGGCTGATGTGCTAGGCGCGAGGTCGGTAGAGCTAGTGGGGTGCATTCTTAGCGGCGTCTTCATGCTTGCATGTGGCTTCATACGCCGTGGTGAAGATCTTGTTGCGCTACGAGCCCTGCAGGGCGTTGCCTTGGTATTGCACTTGTCAAGCTCGGTTGCGTTGGTGACTAAAACCCTTGCTCGCGGAAGAGGACGCAATTTCGCTTTTGCGTGCCTCGGCTTGAGTCAACCTCTTGGATTCTCCTTTGGTCTCGTGCTTGGCGGCGTGCTTGTTGAGACGGTTGGTTGGCGATCAGGATGGTATCTCTACGGGGGTATTGTTCTGTTTTTGTCTACTGTTGGTTGCTGGTCTCTGCCAAAAGCTGAACCTCTTGGGACTTTGTCAGATGTCATGGCTAGCGTGACCATCAAGGTTGACTGGTTGGGAACCCTACTTGCTTCAGCTTTCATGGCTCTTTTGTGTTATTTCCTGGC TGTGATCAGTACTGATGTCTACCGTGTCAGAGAGGCTGGCAGTATCGTAATGTTGTGTCTCAGCTTGGTGATATTGCCTCTGTTTGTAGTGTGGATGCATTTCCAGGTTCAAAAGGGGAAGCCGACCTTGATTCCCAATTCGTTCTGGCGTAATCACGCTTTTACTAGCATCTGCGTCACTATTGCATTATCAAACGCTGTCGTCAACTCGCTAGAGCTGTTCTCCAGTCTATT CTTCCAAGAAATTCAGCACTTGTCTGCTCTGAATGCAGCAATCCGGATTCTACCAAGCGTTATAGTCGGTGTAGCGTTGAATTTCACTACTGGTCTTGTCGTTCACAAGATTCCGGCCATCTGGCTCATAGTCATCACCTCTGTTTTGACTTCGGTATCACCTCTTCTGATGGCCCTCACTGACCCGACGTGGACATACTGGACAACCGCTTTCCTTGCCCAGGTACTCATGCCAGTATCGATCGATGTTCTATTCACGGTTGGGTTGATCATTGTCACCGAAACATTCCCTGAGGATAAACAAGCCATAGCAGGCTCCGTCTTCAATGCTGCATCACAGTTTGGGAATGCTATGGGCTTGGCAATTATGCAAGTTGTATCTACCCTGGTAACCAAGCAGAACTCAGGAATGAAAGGTACCGAAGCGTTACTAGAAGGATACAAAGCGAGCTTTTGGACTATGTTTGCATTCATGGTTCTCTGTGCCTCTATTGGAGGCGTGGGTCTTCGCAAGGCAGGCAGAGTTGGGTTAAAGCGGGAGTAA
- a CDS encoding hypothetical protein (TransMembrane:11 (o420-439i460-483o495-521i552-571o583-606i681-705o717-736i748-767o779-798i819-839o845-865i)): MAHNVSERDPSDDLDGDILTFSELDFARLGLASNESNQQFTSELNLAAQEFPFPVENDVLAPEQNFFTDDFPIDPTVNTQDEFWFDQALDLQSWQENAPIQTATSRDISPLATTHDRVGTTPSLNSPSFDQTFAGLWQQEIQHHSLPRRRSQYLRSQLQRTTSEPVAIPRSSLQRDSTRNPMQRWQDSPPEAEPASLSAIADALEKTPLRKRSSAGSLGSRRVASRAGSIASNDEKPHVFRRKDHLVQHLRLVHHVKTLPIIDSWKVEGPPIKSRCGICDIRMETWQERVEHLAKHFRKGDTMEDWKGEHDFEPHVKARVTNALAPYIIAAEERAPVPFSATDPSSKDHFRQIMKNAGSEVEAGQQVDGELTVSQETLPLPEQSTVKDINSLSFPEFLVHHLGRKISNRLFTVNLVMMKIPLYATAGVATSCVAFLFGMDTGSIGPITTMSSFKDTFGDFSATIHGVIVSTILIPGALTALVAGALAHRFGHVRLIAIGSIIFGIGAAIECGAPYLGVFIFGRLIKGMGEGLFLSNVYVQVSEMSPSRVRGIMTALPQFLITTGIVTGYFTCYGTSRLGNSSVTWRLPLAIVAFLGVLLSMVAFIVPPSPRWLLSKGRMDEARVVCRQLGIDEVEEKELLAQDYDAPVGLDGETTLWQDIQHTFKDFRCAFSAPYRSRTAFACFLMGTQQFSGIDGVLYYAPILFTQAGLSGEKASFLASGVSAVVILAATLPATIFADRWGRRMQSILGGVLIVGLMVIMGSLYAAGQVHPDHGPGRWVVIVCIYLFAIAFSFTWAIGFRTWVVESMPRRTRSSASSLAQSSNWTANYIVALVTPVLLDKSSFGAYYLFAGCSLVTTVMVIMFMGETKGHSLEEIEKRHGDKKEKSFPFNL, encoded by the exons ATGGCGCACAATGTTTCGGAACGGGATCCTTCGGATGACCTCGACGGAGATA TCTTGACCTTCTCGGAACTCGATTTCGCAAGACTAGGACTTGCAAGCAATGAGTCGAATCAACAGTTTACGTCCGAGTTGAACCTTGCTGCTCAAGAGTTCCCATTCCCTGTAGAAAATGATGTCTTGGCCCCAGAACAAAACTTCTTCACAGATGACTTCCCTATAGATCCAACAGTGAATACACAAGACGAATTCTGGTTTGACCAAGCGTTAGATCTTCAATCATGGCAAGAAAATGCACCAATACAGACAGCTACGAGTCGGGACATTTCACCACTTGCTACAACTCATGACCGAGTTGGGACGACGCCTTCACTGAACAGCCCCTCATTTGATCAAACCTTTGCAGGTCTTTGGCAACAAGAAATTCAGCACCACAGTCTCCCACGAAGAAGGAGCCAATATCTCAGAAGTCAATTACAAAGAACTACAAGTGAACCGGTTGCGATTCCCCGATCAAGTCTCCAGCGCGACAGTACTCGCAATCCGATGCAGAGATGGCAAGATTCGCCACCTGAAGCCGAGCCAGCCTCATTATCCGCTATAGCCGACGCTCTCGAGAAAACGCCACTGCGAAAACGCTCTTCAGCTGGAAGTTTGGGCAGTCGTAGAGTTGCAAGTCGCGCAGGATCTATTGCAAGT AACGATGAAAAACCGCATGTTTTCCGCCGCAAAGATCACCTAGTCCAACATCTTCGACTGGTTCACCACGTCAAGACGCTACCCATCATTGATTCATGGAAAGTCGAAGGTCCGCCTATAAAATCGAGATGCGGTATCTGTGATATTCGGATGGAGACTTGGCAAGAACGGGTAGAACATCTGGCCAAACATTTCCGCAAGGGTGACACGATGGAAGATTGGAAGGGAGAGCACGATTTCGAGCCGCACGTCAAGGCAAGGGTGACGAATGCTCTGGCGCCATATATCATTGCAGCGGAGGAGCGAGCTCCGGTGCCTTTTTCTGCTACTGATCCGAGCTCAAAGGATCATTTTCGTCAGATTATGAAGAATGCTGGCAGTGAAGTTGAAGCAGGCCAGCAAGTTGACGGGGAACTGACAGTCTCCCAAGAGACATTGCCTCTACCCGAACAGTCCACAGTCAAAGACATCAATTCACTGTCTTTTCCGGAGTTTCTGGTGCATCATTTAGGACG AAAAATCAGCAACAGATTGTTCACTGTAAACTTGGTAATGATGAAAATTCCTTTATACGCAACCGCTGGTGTTGCGACATCTTGTGTTGCGTTCCTCTTTGG AATGGACACTGGAAGCATCGGACCCATCACCACCATGTCCTCTTTCAAAGACACCTTTGGCGATTTCTCTGCCACAATCCACGGCGTTATCGTCTCGACTATTCTTATTCCAGGAGCTTTGACTGCCCTTGTGGCTGGTGCTTTGGCGCATCGGTTCGGACATGTGAGACTCATCGCTATAGGTTCTATCATCTTTGGCATCGGTGCCGCTATTGAATGCGGAGCGCCCTACCTCGGTGTCTTCATCTTTGGCAGACTTATAAAAGGTATGGGCGAAGGTCTCTTTTTGAGTAATGTCTATGTTCAAGTCTCTGAAATGTCACCGTCTCGCGTGAGAGGTATCATGACCGCGTTGCCGCAATTCCTCATCACTACTGGAATCGTGACTGGTTACTTCACTTGCTATGGGACATCGCGGTTGGGCAATTCTTCTGTCACTTGGCGCCTACCGTTGGCCATCGTTGCATTCCTTGGAGTCCTCTTGTCTATGGTTGCATTCATTGTTCCACCTTCTCCAAGATGGCTTCTGTCAAAAGGGAGAATGGACGAAGCGAGAGTTGTATGCAGACAACTCGGAATTGACGAAGTCGAAGAAAAGGAACTCCTCGCTCAAGATTACGACGCACCTGTTGGTCTGGATGGCGAAACAACTCTCTGGCAAGACATACAACACACCTTCAAAGACTTCAGATGCGCATTCTCAGCACCTTACCGAAGCCGAACAGCCTTTGCTTGCTTTCTGATGGGCACACAACAGTTCAGTGGAATTGATGGAGTTTTGTACTACGCCCCGATCCTGTTCACACAAGCTGGCCTCAGCGGTGAAAAGGCATCTTTTTTAGCATCCGGCGTGTCAGCTGTTGTGATTCTTGCTGCCACACTTCCCGCAACCATATTTGCGGATAGATGGGGCAGACGCATGCAGAGTATTCTCGGTGGTGTGTTGATCGTCGGCCTGATGGTGATTATGGGTTCGCTCTACGCAGCTGGACAAGTTCACCCTGATCATGGCCCTGGACGATGGGTTGTTATTGTCTGCATCTATCTGTTCGCCATTGCGTTCAGCTTCACATGGGCTATCGGGTTTCGAACATGGGTTGTGGAAAGTATGCCAAGGCGAACGAGGAGTAGTGCTTCGAGTCTTGCACAGAGTTCAAATTGG ACTGCCAATTACATCGTGGCATTGGTGACCCCGGTATTGCTCGACAAGTCTTCATTCGGTGCATATTATTTGTTTGCAGGTTGTAGTTTAGTGACTACTGTTATGGTGATTATGTTCATGGGTGAGACAAAGGGCCATAGCTTggaagagattgagaagaGACATGGagataaaaaagagaagagctttCCGTTCAACCTGTAG